The stretch of DNA GAAAAAGGTGAGTCTTATGTGGTATTTTATTTTGTTTCTTATCGCAACGAGCGCTATCGCTCAGCCAGTCTGGGGGCCGTATGTGGTCCACAATGCAGACTCAACTATCCAAGACGTTGAACTTTGTGTGCGTGGAGATACGGCGGATATAGTTTTAGTCACTGACGAAAGCGTTTCCGTCCACATTTCGCACAACATGGATTCTCAACAGAATTCTGAACCCGTTTCTCTTGTGTTAAACGAGACGCTCCGCTTCAGATATCTTGCAGATATGACCGCAGTGTCGTCTCAACAATGGGTCTGTTTGTTGCACCAAAATTCCAGAGCACACTGGGGTTACGGAACTTTTCACTTTTCAACAGAGATTCTTTATGGCAATTCTGTTGAGTTTTCTTTGCTGAATGTTGAAACCAGTAGCTACATTGATGCTCCGGTCTTCCATTCCGGAAGTTGGACTGAAAGCCATTCTTTGTCTTGGAACAACAACAGAATTGGAATAGCCTATGTAGTTGCAGATATCGGCCCATTTGACGTGGGTTATGGCTGGGTCTATCATGAATTCGATGACTCACTGAATTCATTGTTCAATGAGTTCAATCTACTTGGTTCCACTTACAACGATCCGTACAATCGAGCAATCGGAATTCCACTGCCCGGTGACAGTTTGCTATACTTTTCTGAGTTTGGATTTGCTGGCGGTGACAATTTCTTCCTCGGCCTGATTTCAGATCTTTGGGAAAATTCACACTACTCGTTTGTTCGCTGTGGAGACTCAGAGTTGCTACGCGCGATGTATGTTACGCCGCACGGTCGAATCATCGCGACATTTATAGACAACAGCCTGAAACAACTTATTCCCGGCAATGAACACGAAGTTGAGTGTAGTACGTTTGCATCTCTTCCCACGGATTGGTCGCCGAGTTGGGCCTTCCATCCCTCTTTCGGCTTCGCGGCTTTGCAAGTTACTCCCGGCGCGCTGCTGCTTGCTCGCATCGACACTGCGGGCCAAGAAGTCCAACCCGTCGGCGTGCTCTACGAAACGGATGGGCCGCCGTTTATCGTGGACGCAGATGTAACCATCACGGATGATGGTAAAGTCGTTGCCGTCTGGAGCGAGTACACCGATTGGAATGAAGGTCCGCACTCGCTCAAGATCGCATGGACGGAGTGGACAACCTTCCTCGACACTGAAGATCAATCTTCACCCGTCATCCCAACCGACCTTTCCTTATCCTCCTACCCGAACCCGTTTAACAGCACCGTAACCATCAAATATGACTTACCTGTAAGCGCGGATGTCCGATTGGATGTGTTCGACATACAAGGCCGCCTTGCGGCGACATTGTTTAATAACTTCGGGCGTGTATTTTGCGCGGCTCACGTCTTCTGACGTTCAGGTGACACACAAGCTTCTGTACATGAAATAGTCTCCGGTCAGGAACCAAGCAATAGCATTCCTTGAGAATGCTATTGTTCAGTTTCACCATCACCCTTGGAGGGGACTATGCATCGCTTCATCTTCGCACTGCTGCTGGTCACACACACTTCGATCGCGCAAGAGGTCAGAGGACCGTATGATCTGCTCGTTCCTGCTACCACGTATTCTGAAGTCCGTATAGCCTCGGCAAGTCCGGATACCGTGGAGTTTGTTTCATTGAGTTCGGTGAATGGTCTCGCATTTTGGGCGTTTTCTCAATCCGGCGACTCGCTGCTGAACACTCCCGTATATGTCGTCCCGTCGCCCGAAGGCTGGTACTCGTCGTACCACGGTCCAATTCCGTTGTCAGACGGTTGGGCACTGCTAACTTATCAGGTGTTGGGCCATACGGATTTCGACTATGGGTACAACAGGCTGATCCTCGTCAGGTCGCATGACGGCATTATTTCAACGTCCGTTTTGGATTCAGGACGTACGCATCCCTTTTGGCGAGACAGTCTCTACAGAGAATCGACGAATTTCCACATTGCGCCGCGCCATGACGGCGGGTTCTTCGTTGGGAGGTCGATAAGTTACGCGGCTCAAGACTCCACGGGCCAGTGGAGCCTGCGTTATTTAAGAGAGCTTCGGGAATACACTTATCCGGATTCCGCTCCCGTTTTTCGTGAATACCCTTGTCATGGCTCTATACTCTCGCTTGGAGCGGACACCATCTTGTTTGCGAATTTCTACTTGCCCGATGAGAACTCAATCGAAGCCTGCCTGGCAACCAGAAACGAGCACTGGATACTCCCAGTGTGGCATGATTGCGTAATTCGGAGTTACGGCATGTTGTACAACGCATATCATGGGCTGCGCCTGCTGACAGGGTATTCACCGATTCTCCAGCTTAAGCAGCTCACCTTTGACGGAAACTGCAACCTCATTTCCGAAGTCAACGCGGTCGCCGAACGTGTCATTTCACACAGCAGTTTTGGGTACGCCTTGGTCACATCCGGCGAACCGGCTTTGTTTGG from bacterium encodes:
- a CDS encoding T9SS type A sorting domain-containing protein; translation: MLNVETSSYIDAPVFHSGSWTESHSLSWNNNRIGIAYVVADIGPFDVGYGWVYHEFDDSLNSLFNEFNLLGSTYNDPYNRAIGIPLPGDSLLYFSEFGFAGGDNFFLGLISDLWENSHYSFVRCGDSELLRAMYVTPHGRIIATFIDNSLKQLIPGNEHEVECSTFASLPTDWSPSWAFHPSFGFAALQVTPGALLLARIDTAGQEVQPVGVLYETDGPPFIVDADVTITDDGKVVAVWSEYTDWNEGPHSLKIAWTEWTTFLDTEDQSSPVIPTDLSLSSYPNPFNSTVTIKYDLPVSADVRLDVFDIQGRLAATLFNNFGRVFCAAHVF
- a CDS encoding T9SS type A sorting domain-containing protein, which codes for MHRFIFALLLVTHTSIAQEVRGPYDLLVPATTYSEVRIASASPDTVEFVSLSSVNGLAFWAFSQSGDSLLNTPVYVVPSPEGWYSSYHGPIPLSDGWALLTYQVLGHTDFDYGYNRLILVRSHDGIISTSVLDSGRTHPFWRDSLYRESTNFHIAPRHDGGFFVGRSISYAAQDSTGQWSLRYLRELREYTYPDSAPVFREYPCHGSILSLGADTILFANFYLPDENSIEACLATRNEHWILPVWHDCVIRSYGMLYNAYHGLRLLTGYSPILQLKQLTFDGNCNLISEVNAVAERVISHSSFGYALVTSGEPALFGQIDADGALIREPAPFNSSIHRFKDLYLDDSGDTYVLWEYWSGWGYIYRFMAIPWYAVLDSPEDNLPTVPGDLSLSSFPNPFNSAVTMTAGEMSLKVFDIQGRIVTTLCDEFARAGTHELNWSPESQASGVYLFNLRSPAGHTTQKALYLK